TGATCGTCGCTGGCCGAATCGTGCATACAGAGGAGGATCTCAGCGCAGTCGGCTTTGGCGGCTTCGACCGCACAGACCGCGTTCATCACGTTGTCGGAGGACGGCCGGTCGGCCGAACGCTGGCTCCCTGTGAAGACGATTGGGACGGGGGTATCGAGCATGAACGAGAGCACCGAGGCCGAATACTGCATCGTGTCGGTGCCGTGCATGACGACGACACCGTCGGCTCCGGCCTCGATCTCTTCATGGACAGCCTGAGCGAGCTGCTGCCAGATCGAGGGGTCCATATTCTCGCTGAGGATGTTGGCGACGACACGGCCCCGATAGTTGGCGCGCCCGGCGAGTTCGGGGACGGCCCGAAGCACGTCTTCGGCGGTGAACTGGGCGGTGACCGCGCCGGTTCGGTAGTCGACCGTCGAGGCAATCGTCCCGCCGGTCGAAATAAGCGAGATCGTCGGCAGGTCGTCGTCGAACTCGATCTCCGAGACGCTGCCGTCGTCCGGTTCGTCCTCATCGCCGACATCGTACACGTCGGTTTCGAGGACCTCGACGGTCGCGTCTTCGCGGTCGATACCGATGTTGTAGCCCCCATCGAGTTTGAGCACGAGATGGTCGGCAGTCGAGGAGGGCATCAGGACGCCCTCGTTGTCGACGCCGCCGGCCTCAATGCGGATGCGGTCGCCTGGATTCATACCGCAGGGTTGCCCAGCGGCTGACTTGAAACCATGCTTTCGGATCGAGCGCCGGCGCTCCGTGGTGAAGCGAACAACGCCACAACATCCATACCTCGGGCTTCCAATACTGGGGTATGGCGCGTTCCGACGAGGAGATAGTCGACGAAATCGTCAGCGACGAGGTGGCACCCGACGAGTCAACTACTGGCTCGGCAGCCACCAACACCAGCGATGACGGCTCGACTGGTCGACTTGCAGGACTGTTTTCGCTCAAAGCGTTCTTGTTGTCGGCGGCGCTGATCGGCGTCGGTGTCGTTGGCGGCGGCGCGATCCCGCTTGTGGGAACCCTCGGCTCACTGGGTGGGCTATTTGTTGCCACGTTCATCATCGGCCTCATAGCCAGCGAACGACGGTATCTCGAAACAGCGCTTGCTGGCGGCGGGATCGTGGGCGCGAGCTTCGCAGTAAGTCTGCTGTCGACCGGCGTCCTGCCGGTCGGCATGGACTTTTTCAGGGAGTACGGCCTCGCCTTCGGAGGCGTCGGTGTCGCTCTCGGCGTGGTCGTCGGCCTCCTTGGCCACTACTTCGGCCGAGATCTTCGCGATGGATTGACCCAAGAGGTCTAACTGGTCAGGCGTCCAGCGACCCGATCTGCCAGCAGTTGCCATCGTATTCGATGACATCGGCACGTTCGAGCCGGGAGAGAGAGTCTTCGATAACGTCGCTGGACGCAGTCAGCTGGTCGGCGACCGCCTCAGTCGATCCATCAGTTTCGACGATTGCGGCCAGTATCTTGGCGTAAAACCGGCAGTCGGCATCGATGCCGGTTCGACTGGTCAGCTCCTCGAGCGTCTCGGTGAGTCGACCGTGAACCCAGCGCTGGGCCAACGACAGCTCCCGATCCAGTGATTGGAGTCGACCGAATTCGGCCGCAAGCTCCTCGATGTCGCCCCGGTCGCCCTCCGTGTGGTCGCTGTCCCCATCGTCATGTCCGTTTTTCGCCGTCTCTTCGAGCGAGAGATGTGGACACCGACCGGACATATCCAGCGTCGAACTGGCTGGATAGGCGCTTTTCGCACCGAAACTGTGTGGCGAGACGTCGACCTCCAGTCGGAGGCTTCGGGTAATGTGGAAATATTTCCGGCGCTGGTCGTCGGTTCGGCTCTCGATCAGCCCCGCTTCTTCGAGCTTGCGGAGGTGGTCGATGACAGCTTTCGGACTCACGTCGATATATTCGCTAATCTCGGTGACATAACAGGGCTTCTGTGAGAGCAGCCGGAGGATCCGTCGACGGTTCTCGTTGCCGAGGAGATCCAAGAGTACCGCCGAATCCATACCGGATAATACGTGAGCGCGAATAAAACGTTGTCTACCACGCTGATGAGTCCCTGTCACACATTGTCAGATCGCTGTACGGGATGGTGATGTCCTGCTTAGCCGTCAGCAAGCGGCTCAAACTGCCATGCGGCTAGTGCGACGACCCCGACCGAGAGACTGACCGTTACTACTGGTAACACGACCCCCGGTTCGTACCGAAGCGGTGGATGGAGGCCGACCCCGTAGTCGACCAAATCATTGACAACGAGTAACAGAAGCGACACGCCGAGCGCCCCGCGTGTCGTCCGGCCGTAGTGGAGCACTGCGAACGCGAGCACGACAAACAGCAGATGTGTGCCGATAATAAACCAGTAGTCGTAGACTGCCGTCCCGCTGAACCCGAAATACAGCGCGGGTCGAAGGTTCAGCGCAATCGCGGTCCACAGACCGTATTTGATGAGCCAGACGAATGCCAACGTGTGGAGATAGGCCAGCGGTCGATTGCTCGGGGCCGAGCGCAGTCGACGCCCCACATTCGGCAACAGCGTTGCCAGCGACAGTGTCACTAGGGCAATGGCGGTCGGTGAGTCCGCATACAGCGGCCACAGCAGGGTCGGCACGTCCGGCATTGTGTCGACATAGAACCGAATCCCGACCAGAAACGCCGTCGCGGTGACGACAAGCAAGGCGACCAAACTCGGGCCGTCGGAGAGATACGACTCGGCGTATTGCTCGGGGAGCGGTCGACGGAGCGTCGGCGACTGGCCCTCGGAGCCTACCATTGACAGTTGGTTCGTGATGCCGACTCAAACCGGTTTCTCTCCCGGACAGTCGACCGAATGAAGCAAAGCGTAATTAGTTCCGGCGGGAGAACATTCACGCATGCGAGGCGCACTCATCGTACTCGACGGCTGGGGACTCGGCGATCACGACCATCTCGACGCCGTCCGTGCGGCCGACACCCCGAACTTCGATAGACTCCGCGAAACCGGCGCGTTTGGGACGCTCCAAACCCACAGTCGACCAGTTGGCCTCCCCGACGGACAGATGGGCAACAGCGAGGTCGGCCATCTCAACATCGGCGCAGGCCGGGTCGTTAAACAGTCCTTTACGCGTATTCAGGACTCCATTGAAGACGGGAGCTTCCGTGAAAACGAGGCGATTAACTCCGCCCTTGACTATGCGACCGACCACAACGGAAAGGTACACCTGATGGGCTTGGTCAGCGACGGCGGCGTCCACTCCGACATCAGCCATCTCGAAGCGCTGATCGAACTCGCGGGTGACCGCGACGTTGAGGCGGTCACCCACGCCTTTACCGATGGGCGGGATACAGCCCCGAAATCCGGCGCTGGCTATCTCGCCGAAGTCGAAGCAATGATCGACGACCACGAGACTGGCGATGTTGCCACTGTCTCGGGTCGCTACCACGCAATGGATCGGGATCAAAACTGGGAGCGAACCAACAAAGCCTACGATGCAATTGTCAACCGCAAGGCCGAGTATACGGCCCCAACAGCGGTCGAGGCTATCGAGAACAGCTACGAGCGCGGCGACACTGACGAGTTCATCGAGCCGACCCTGATCGACGATCAGCCCGCACTCGATGATGGCGATTCAGTGCTCTTCTTCAACTTCCGTGCGGACCGCGCCCGCCAGATCGTTCGGATGCTGGCGAACATCGACCCCGCCTGGGAGATTGATACCGCTTCCCCGGACATCAGACTCGTTACGCTGACACAGTACGACAAAACGTTCGGCCTGCCGGTGGCCTACCCGCCTGAACAGCCCGAAAACACTATCGGCGAGATCGTCTCGGATGCCGGGCTGAAACAGCTCCGGCTGGCCGAATCCGAAAAGTATGCACACGTTACGTACTTCCTCAACGGGGGCCGGGAGGTCGAATTCGAGGGCGAGCGCCGAGAGATCGTCAAAAGCCCCGACGTGCCGACCTACGACCTCCAGCCGGAGATGAACGCCGCAAAAGTGACCGACACCGCCCTCTCGGTGATTGACTCCGACAATCCTGACTTCCTCGTGATCAACTACGCGAATCCGGATATGGTGGGCCACACCGGCGACTACGAGGCCGCTATCACGGCTGTCGAGGCCGTCGACGAACAACTCGGTCGACTCGTCGAGTCGATCCAGAACGCTGGCGGCCACGCACTGATCACCGCCGACCACGGCAACGCCGACGATATGGGCACGGTCGACGACCCCCACACGGCCCACACGTTCAATCCGGCCCCGGTAATCTACCTCACGCCCGATGGCGATAACGGCGGTCGAACCGTCCGCTCGGGCGGTGCGCTCTGTGATCTGGCCCCGACCCTGCTCGAACTGATGGAGCTAGAGCCCTCCGCGGAGATGACCGGCGAGTCGTTGCTGGAGTAACCGTTCGGGGAGTAGGCGCGGCCTACTCGGTCGACGGCAGTTCCATCGACTGCTCAGTCGACAGCAGTCGGTAGCAAGGGCCAGCCAGCAACAGAACAGCCACGGCGGTCATCCCAGCCAGCAGCCACGGATCGACCGCCCCCGAGAGCTCACCGGTGGTGAGATGGTCGACCGACCGGCCGACGATAACGCCGAGAATCGCCCACGGGAGCTCACCCAGAGCAGTCCCGGCGAGGTATGGACGAAGTCGAACACCCACAGCCCCCGCTGCAACCGACACCGCATCCGATGGGAGGGGAAACAGGCGGGCGGCGGTCATTCCACGAACGCCACCGGTCTCGGCCCCCAGTGTTTGTCCCGCGGTCGTGAGTCGACCGTCTCCGGTAGTCGAGGCTCCAAACCAGTACGGCGGGAGGCTCGTAATCACGAGCGCGGTCAGCGCAAGCGGAAGGCCAGCGAGCCCGTAGGCATAGCCTACGCCGATTGATAACAGGAGCGTTGGCCATGCACACACCGGGCGGACGATGGCAACCGCAAGCACCACGGCCCCAAACAACAGCGGCCTGCTTGCGAGCGCCTCGAACCGGGCGAGCGCGACCGCGGGTGAGACGAACCACGCCATGAGGCAGACACCCAACAGTGTCAGACCGCCAATCCCGAGGCGTGTTCGTCGCTGCATACCTGTCGGCTTTCAGGCACTGACATACGCTTTGTGTTCGACGCCAAACGAACGATTATGTAACCCGGCGTGAAATCACCGCGTGTGACAGAGATGCCGGGCGACGAAGACGGGACAATACCAACTAGCCGACAGTCGAAAATAGAGCTCGGCGTCGACCTGCTGGCCCACCTCGAAACCGAGGCACTCGACCTTGCCGAGGCTATCGACCGGCTCGAGTGCGTCACCACAAACCCCACGCTCACGCGGGAGATCTTGGATACGGCCGATAAACGGGGAATCATCGACCGCGAGGACGGACGGCTTCGGACCCGGCGTGGTGGTACCTTCGTTCGGTTCGAGAGTCAGGTGACCGTGCGTGAGGGCGAGTTCGAGTGTCGACGCTGTGGATCTGGGCTGTCGACGGGCCATTTCATCGAGTTCGAATCGGGCGAACTCGGACCGTTCGGCTCGTCGTGTATTCGGAAAGTTCTCGGCCGCGAGGAGTAATCCTACCGGCCGCGGCGGAGTTCTTCGATGAGAGTCTCAAGAAGCTCGGCCTGCCGGGCGAGCTGGCGTTCCTGCTGGTCGACGCGTTCGGTGAGCGCGGCGATCTGGGCCGAGAGATCCTCCTCGTCGACTGGGCCAGCCGATTCGAACGGCGAACCCTCGAAAGCATCGACCGTCTCGGCTTCTGCTGGCTCCGATTCGGGTGTCGATTCGATGATGGCCTCTGTCTGCTCAGTCGACTGGGCTGTGTCGGCCGGTCCCGTCTGGTCGGGTGACTGAGCCTGATCGACCGACTGAGACTGATTAGTCGCTTGCGCCGTGTCGGTCGACTGTGTATCGGTCTCCTCGAGTGAGGCAGCCAGCTCCTCGTCGGTTGTCGTGTCGGTTGCGGCTGTCTGTGTCGAGTTCGTCGGTGTGTCTTCGAGTTCTCCCGGTTCGGCGCTCAGTGGATCGGGACCGTCGCCGAAATCGAGTCGGTCGACGGGTTCGGCATCACCCTCACCCTGACCGGCCATCGCCCGGCGGAGTTCGTCGATGCTCGTCACGCCGTGGAACTCACAGACCGCCTCGACGATGGCTTCGCGGACCGCTCTGGCGTCGTCGTTTGGGGTTTTAAATCGGTTCTGTCGACCGTTGTGGGTGAGGACAATCGAGGTCGCAACGCTTCCTTCCTCGAAGTCGACGTCGGTCAGTCCGCTGTACTCGAAGGCTTCGAAATCGGTGTCCCAGACCGCCGAGCCGATGTGTTTGATGACGCGCTTGCTCGTGACGATCAGCGTGAGATCGCTGAAACGGAACGTTTTGTGAACCGTTTCGCCGGCCTCGGTGATTCCTGCGGCGCTGATAACGCCTGCCAAAATGGGATGCAGCACCTTTTCCACGCGCTTGGCCGGAAACCCGAGCGTTTCGGACCCGTCAAGCCCGTAATCTAAGGAGAGTTTGGCCTTCCGTCGACCAACTGAGAGATCGAGCCGTTCGGCATCGTGCGGGTAGCTCTCGATTGATTCGTCCGACAGCAGTCCGTCCGCGCGGTAGACCACTGTCCGGCTCGGGGTGACGACTAACACGTCTTCCCCGCCGAGTTGGACCTGTGCAACAGATGGTTCACCGTCCAGGGCGGACTCGAGTAGCTCGGGCAGGCTCATTGTGAGGGAGTACCGTCCGTGGCTGATAAATCCGCGGGTCTGAACATTAGTATTTCTGATCTGTTCGCTGGGTTGGGACTGTCGACTGACCGTCGTCTGTGACTGACTCACAGAGAGTGACCTGATCGCATGCCACGAAGCCGGTGGAGATGAGAAGCTTAAAGAGTGCAATCGGGTTATAGGAAGGTGAGGCCGGGTGGCTTAGCTGGACATAGCGCCGCACTCATAGGGTTACTGAGATTCGGTGCGGTAATCGCCTTGGAAGCGTCCGCCCCATTGAGGCCTGCCGAGCCTCGTACCTGGGTTATGCGGAGATCGTGGGTTCGGAGCCCACCCCGGCCACTTTTTGTCCGACACGTCACAACGTCTAAGTGATACGTCTGTCTTTGCTATCTTCACACTGAGAACTACAGTAGAGACCATTTACGCCGTAGTAGTAACTCTCTAACCGAGTCACGGCTCGCCGACACGATGACTAACCGAGTCACGGCTCGCCGACACGATGACTAACCGAGACAAACAGTTGGTTTCAGACCGAGCGGCCGGGTTCGCTAGTACCGAACAGATAGGTGCCGATAGTCAACAGCACTGATGCAGCCACCAACGAGGCGAGGATAGGTCCACTGGTGCTGACTCCAGCACCGGGGATGAAAAGCAGCGTCCCGATGACGATCAGTCCGATGCCGAGGCCTGCTTGGTTCGGTACGTCTACCATACATTGTCGACACAAGCGGACGATATTGAGCGTTTTCCTTCAGTCGACTCGGAGTGTCGACCGATTCACACAGGTATTACTCGTCGACGATTGCTTCGGGTGGCTTCTTTTCGCCGGCCGGAACGACGACCTCAAGCCAGTTTTCCTCCGGCGGAAGCGGGCAGGCGAACGTCTCGGCGTAGGCACAGAAAGGGTTGTAGGCGAGATTGAAGTCGAGGGTCACCACATCGCCGTTGACGAGATCGTCGTCCGGTTCCATCTCCATGTATCGACCGCGGTGGTAGGTCTGCTGGCTGGTCGTCTTGTCGCGGAACGGAATAAATATCGTCCGGTCATCGTCGCTTTCCTGCCGGTAGCCGGCCATCTGAATCCGCTCGCCGCGGAGTTCGAACTCGAAGATCACCGAGCGGAGATACCGAATCGGCGAACCGGCGGTCACATCGAGTTCGATTGGATCGGGGTTGCCGTACACGCGAACGCGGGCCGGAACCCGAAACTCCGGGTCCGGTTCGAAGTAGTCCAATCCTTCGAACGCATCGCGGTAGTCAGGATCGATTGGCGACTGTGGATGGTCGGTGAAGAACTCGTCCTTGTCGGCGCGCATCTGCCGGATTTCCGTCATCCAGCGGTCGACATCCTCGAGCGTCTCATCGTCAGTCTCAGTCATAGTTCCCACTCCGTCCCGAGGGAACCTAACCCCATTGGAATGGAACTCTCTTACCGTGCCAACCGCCTGTTCGCTCACCGAAAGCCCGGTCCGTCTCAGTGGCACGGTTTCAAGCGACATGACTTCCTCTCAGAACTCGAGGAGACCAAAACTAGGCGTCAGTGAGAAAAGCCGAAACGATGGATTAGCGATGGTAGGAGTGGCCAACGACCAGTGCAACGATGTTAATAACGAGGAGGACGACGAACGTCTCCAGGGAGAGCTGGACCATCTCAAGGCCGAACATCGGCAAATAGCCGAACGGAAGGGCAATCGCAGTCCAGAACGCGATACCACGGGCTGAGGCAAGCAAATAGCCACTGGAGAGCGGGA
This sequence is a window from Halohasta litchfieldiae. Protein-coding genes within it:
- the gatD gene encoding Glu-tRNA(Gln) amidotransferase subunit GatD; this encodes MNPGDRIRIEAGGVDNEGVLMPSSTADHLVLKLDGGYNIGIDREDATVEVLETDVYDVGDEDEPDDGSVSEIEFDDDLPTISLISTGGTIASTVDYRTGAVTAQFTAEDVLRAVPELAGRANYRGRVVANILSENMDPSIWQQLAQAVHEEIEAGADGVVVMHGTDTMQYSASVLSFMLDTPVPIVFTGSQRSADRPSSDNVMNAVCAVEAAKADCAEILLCMHDSASDDHCALHRGTRVRKNHTSRRDAFETIGNKPLAQIEYAAAQDDGADGDVAADAFEFRREYTERGAVDLALDDDLDSSVELVKFTPGMDPAAWDYLDDKAGVIIEGTGLGHVHTDLIPRIEELVDNGTVVAMTSQCLEGRVCDRVYDTGRDLIDAGVIEAGDTLPGTAKVKLMWALANLSAPGEAMGRSLAGEITEASQPWE
- a CDS encoding DUF1405 domain-containing protein, coding for MVGSEGQSPTLRRPLPEQYAESYLSDGPSLVALLVVTATAFLVGIRFYVDTMPDVPTLLWPLYADSPTAIALVTLSLATLLPNVGRRLRSAPSNRPLAYLHTLAFVWLIKYGLWTAIALNLRPALYFGFSGTAVYDYWFIIGTHLLFVVLAFAVLHYGRTTRGALGVSLLLLVVNDLVDYGVGLHPPLRYEPGVVLPVVTVSLSVGVVALAAWQFEPLADG
- a CDS encoding DUF7115 domain-containing protein; translated protein: MSLPELLESALDGEPSVAQVQLGGEDVLVVTPSRTVVYRADGLLSDESIESYPHDAERLDLSVGRRKAKLSLDYGLDGSETLGFPAKRVEKVLHPILAGVISAAGITEAGETVHKTFRFSDLTLIVTSKRVIKHIGSAVWDTDFEAFEYSGLTDVDFEEGSVATSIVLTHNGRQNRFKTPNDDARAVREAIVEAVCEFHGVTSIDELRRAMAGQGEGDAEPVDRLDFGDGPDPLSAEPGELEDTPTNSTQTAATDTTTDEELAASLEETDTQSTDTAQATNQSQSVDQAQSPDQTGPADTAQSTEQTEAIIESTPESEPAEAETVDAFEGSPFESAGPVDEEDLSAQIAALTERVDQQERQLARQAELLETLIEELRRGR
- the gpmI gene encoding 2,3-bisphosphoglycerate-independent phosphoglycerate mutase is translated as MRGALIVLDGWGLGDHDHLDAVRAADTPNFDRLRETGAFGTLQTHSRPVGLPDGQMGNSEVGHLNIGAGRVVKQSFTRIQDSIEDGSFRENEAINSALDYATDHNGKVHLMGLVSDGGVHSDISHLEALIELAGDRDVEAVTHAFTDGRDTAPKSGAGYLAEVEAMIDDHETGDVATVSGRYHAMDRDQNWERTNKAYDAIVNRKAEYTAPTAVEAIENSYERGDTDEFIEPTLIDDQPALDDGDSVLFFNFRADRARQIVRMLANIDPAWEIDTASPDIRLVTLTQYDKTFGLPVAYPPEQPENTIGEIVSDAGLKQLRLAESEKYAHVTYFLNGGREVEFEGERREIVKSPDVPTYDLQPEMNAAKVTDTALSVIDSDNPDFLVINYANPDMVGHTGDYEAAITAVEAVDEQLGRLVESIQNAGGHALITADHGNADDMGTVDDPHTAHTFNPAPVIYLTPDGDNGGRTVRSGGALCDLAPTLLELMELEPSAEMTGESLLE
- a CDS encoding DUF1684 domain-containing protein, with product MTETDDETLEDVDRWMTEIRQMRADKDEFFTDHPQSPIDPDYRDAFEGLDYFEPDPEFRVPARVRVYGNPDPIELDVTAGSPIRYLRSVIFEFELRGERIQMAGYRQESDDDRTIFIPFRDKTTSQQTYHRGRYMEMEPDDDLVNGDVVTLDFNLAYNPFCAYAETFACPLPPEENWLEVVVPAGEKKPPEAIVDE
- a CDS encoding ArsR/SmtB family transcription factor; translated protein: MDSAVLLDLLGNENRRRILRLLSQKPCYVTEISEYIDVSPKAVIDHLRKLEEAGLIESRTDDQRRKYFHITRSLRLEVDVSPHSFGAKSAYPASSTLDMSGRCPHLSLEETAKNGHDDGDSDHTEGDRGDIEELAAEFGRLQSLDRELSLAQRWVHGRLTETLEELTSRTGIDADCRFYAKILAAIVETDGSTEAVADQLTASSDVIEDSLSRLERADVIEYDGNCWQIGSLDA
- a CDS encoding DUF5830 family protein, translated to MPGDEDGTIPTSRQSKIELGVDLLAHLETEALDLAEAIDRLECVTTNPTLTREILDTADKRGIIDREDGRLRTRRGGTFVRFESQVTVREGEFECRRCGSGLSTGHFIEFESGELGPFGSSCIRKVLGREE
- a CDS encoding TVP38/TMEM64 family protein: MQRRTRLGIGGLTLLGVCLMAWFVSPAVALARFEALASRPLLFGAVVLAVAIVRPVCAWPTLLLSIGVGYAYGLAGLPLALTALVITSLPPYWFGASTTGDGRLTTAGQTLGAETGGVRGMTAARLFPLPSDAVSVAAGAVGVRLRPYLAGTALGELPWAILGVIVGRSVDHLTTGELSGAVDPWLLAGMTAVAVLLLAGPCYRLLSTEQSMELPSTE